One Saccharopolyspora erythraea NRRL 2338 genomic region harbors:
- a CDS encoding ornithine carbamoyltransferase: MTARSSIGRPDRADLISLADLEPAEIREIVRSGVAHAEGARTGEPLAGAVIGIYFRKTSTRTRTAFSSAALRLGARIIGYGPGDLQLNTGETVEDTAQVLSRMLDGLVCRTAGSTEELRALAAPPGMSVVNAMSAHEHPTQALADLTTIQRHLGAVDGARVLYVGEGNSTAAALALSLTRFEGTELHLHTPPGYGLEPHVREQAARYAEESGSLLRESEEMTGLPAEADIVYTTRWQTTGTAKPDPDWRSVFAPFQVGGELLAGYPDAWFMHDLPAHRGEETTAAVLDGPRSIAFDQAGNKMYGAMAVLEWALTSRT, from the coding sequence ATGACAGCCCGGAGTTCGATCGGCCGCCCGGACCGCGCGGACCTCATCTCGCTGGCGGACCTGGAACCGGCCGAGATCCGAGAGATCGTGCGCAGCGGGGTCGCCCACGCCGAAGGTGCCAGGACGGGGGAGCCGCTGGCCGGCGCCGTGATCGGGATCTACTTCCGCAAGACCTCCACCCGGACCCGCACCGCGTTCTCGTCGGCGGCCCTGCGGCTGGGGGCCAGGATCATCGGCTACGGGCCGGGGGATCTCCAGCTCAACACCGGTGAGACGGTCGAGGACACCGCGCAGGTGCTGTCCCGGATGCTCGACGGGCTGGTCTGCCGGACCGCTGGCAGCACCGAGGAGCTGCGGGCGCTGGCCGCGCCGCCCGGGATGTCGGTGGTGAACGCGATGAGCGCGCACGAGCACCCGACGCAGGCGCTGGCCGACCTCACGACGATCCAGCGCCACCTGGGCGCGGTCGACGGTGCCCGCGTCCTCTACGTCGGCGAGGGAAACAGCACCGCTGCGGCGCTCGCGCTGTCGCTCACCCGGTTCGAGGGGACCGAACTGCACCTGCACACCCCGCCGGGCTACGGGCTCGAACCGCACGTGCGCGAGCAGGCCGCCCGCTACGCCGAGGAGTCGGGCTCCTTGTTGCGGGAGAGCGAGGAGATGACCGGCCTGCCCGCGGAAGCCGACATCGTCTACACGACGCGCTGGCAGACCACCGGCACCGCGAAACCGGACCCGGACTGGCGGTCGGTGTTCGCCCCGTTCCAGGTGGGCGGTGAGCTGCTCGCCGGGTATCCGGACGCGTGGTTCATGCACGACCTGCCCGCCCACCGCGGCGAGGAGACGACCGCGGCCGTGCTGGACGGGCCGCGGTCGATCGCCTTCGATCAGGCCGGCAACAAGATGTACGGCGCCATGGCGGTGCTGGAGTGGGCGCTCACATCGCGAACCTGA